In Perca fluviatilis chromosome 14, GENO_Pfluv_1.0, whole genome shotgun sequence, a genomic segment contains:
- the dennd4c gene encoding DENN domain-containing protein 4C isoform X3: MIEDKGHRVTDYFVVAGLTDKSTPLEQDLSETKSSGPKAPITDLAVINRSAGETVPEGFTCIDSTYSGQPANLNHGSLKSPELFLCYKRGRGKSPLIDIGVLYEGKERLIQGCEIIQATPYGRCANVNNSSATSQRIFITLRRAPPVQPQNSLAVTDICVIVTSKGEIPPHTFCKVDKNLNCGMWGSNVFLCYKKSVSASNSISYKAGLIFRYPEEDYESFPLSESVPLFCLPMGAKIECWAPNTPDPLPVFSTFVLTISSGEKVYGAAIQFYEPHPVDQLSEKQKIQLGLLTTVEKKVIPNRPVNTNKCICLLSRWPFFESFRKFLMFLYKLSVSGPHPLPIEKHISHFMHNVSFPSPQRPRILVQLSAHDTLILSQPVCTPLPLSGADYGTLLMNLGSENCATLLHFVLLESKILLHSLRPAVLTGVAEAVVAMIFPFQWQCPYIPLCPLSLAGVLNAPCPFIVGVDSRYFDLYDPPPDVVCVDLDTNTIYLSDEKRHSNWKNLPKKPCKSLVNSLSNLHHQLATVFSVRQAAQENSAVDMTPIEADFTWHKRRTAVEMEIQEAFLRFMASILKGYRSYLKPITQAPSEKATAADSLYDLQGFLKSRDRAHQKFYSQLTKTQIFIRFIEECTFVSDKDTGLAFFDDCVEKVEGESSEDTRLLELDESQKSEHTVFVMPAEPPVGDGTEPAPRYIYKGFPRLQMELFDRPRELLPALSSRTAGASVSSSPALLAKRTKQEIKLAYKMAKRFYSSPPEWAKCLFSHCYSLWFICLPAAVRLSKSKSRAMQQAYNVLLKMRTTEVEVLDEVCYRVVMQLCGLWGLPVMAVRVLVEMKKAGVHPNAITYGYYNKAVLESPWPSRNRSGLFMWTKLRNVLRGVTQFKHAPDRTSSKKSPTLSATGGSAVTDADRLSHGSADSSSEVNGEEHNLFAHSTGTKDTTDNSCSTGRQSDQGYGSKDELHQVLAEPSHTAVLSVEERNNSKAQHNGGDIASSVDSVVALAEPPSPVDGLSSVPSIVKLSTGSFDGGRETGTGKLFRRHSKTDNVSLPDDDASLPSGDVANLPQQQRQKSFAERSCSFSVETRAGMLLEKGVDHMASQMGADARILAAALCAGQSPPPNSVPKALFKDLQEEPEDDRGLTLVKLPEEEEPGAPEEEKGDDEKVERTELKMEKRERKHTETNEEDSGLRGPTLERADVKVGADPLSLLVTESEESASVTSQEPPRSVPAVVSRNLAEEIEMYMSLRSPLGVKSSSMELQQAQGDSTDSPQPKLSLERRSSLPVPPVKTPAGSPGDTPKRSPTTVTRSKTFAAKTKTPGSAVGSPGIRSSSLTALVKSSQGGSLGSVINSISGIKMDTLLSGPKIDVFKSSMKQAANVASKVWGAVASAYSYSDDEDEQAQGGGGFPSHLDEHMLAAHDIDDSPERGVIPGLVANGLNQSCTSLGSSSGSSDTGRGTHQTHPTPGRAGRGPDSEQSSSHHASSSSIYQNCALEVLMSSCSQCRSCEALVYDEEIMAGWTADDSNLNTNCPFCRTAFLPLLHVEFHDLRTATGFYMNPSASGDSIHSYSTQPTASSSADIKTPDLISFPEEELRETSDNLPGTHKSLIPEPAQSDPLGLLEHEAAGKQQRCSGTSLTRSNSVGGPLQSLDYSQRPGHGVSTTSLPCSLQEVSDGMGTKRPNPKPVSVPYLSPLVLRKELETLLENEGDQVIYTHKFLSQHPIIFWNLVWYFRRLDLHTHLPGLILTSEHCNKGVQLPLTSLSQDSKQVYVQLLWDNINLHQEHGEPLYLLWRTLLEKKGTLAPTDHQEIRTLLNTIVRNIQTNDVYGPINLLIREIKRRPDGVKRQRSIYREILFLSLVALGKENIDVEAFDREYRLAYDQLSAEQLKSLHRIDRPPSPSVQWCLKCFGTPVI, encoded by the exons ATGATCGAGGACAAGGGTCACCGTGTGACCGACTACTTTGTGGTGGCCGGGCTGACCGACAAGTCCACGCCCCTGGAGCAGGACCTGTCGGAGACCAAGTCCAGTGGGCCCAAAGCACCCATCACCGACTTGGCCGTCATTAACAGGTCGGCGGGAGAAACCGTGCCCGAGGGCTTCACTTGCATCGACAGCACCTACAGCGGCCAGCCAGCCAACCTTAATCATGGCAGTCTTAAGAGCCCCGAGCTGTTTCTGTGCTACAAGAGGGGTCGAGGGAAGTCTCCTCTCATTGACATTGG CGTGCTGTATGAGGGTAAGGAGCGTCTGATCCAGGGCTGTGAGATCATTCAGGCCACGCCGTACGGCCGCTGCGCCAACGTCAACAACAGCTCCGCCACCTCGCAGCGCATCTTCATCACCTTACGCCGAGCGCCGCCCGTCCAGCCTCAGAACTCCCTCGCAGTGACCGACATCTGCGTTATTGTCACGAGCAAAGGCGAGATACCACCACATACCTTTTGCAAGGTGGACAAGAACCTCAACTGTGGCATG TGGGGCTCCAATGTGTTCCTGTGCTACAAGAAATCAGTCTCTGCATCCAATTCCATCAGTTACAAAGCTG GTCTCATCTTTCGTTACCCAGAAGAAGACTACGAGTCTTTTCCTCTGTCAGAATCTGTCCCTCTGTTTTGTTTACCCATGGGTGCTAAGATCGAGTGTTGGGCACCAAACACACCTGATCCTCTGCCCGTCTTCTCCACGTTCGTCTTAACCATCTCTTCCGGTGAAAAG GTGTATGGAGCAGCCATCCAGTTCTACGAGCCACATCCGGTGGATCAGTTGAGCGAGAAGCAGAAGATCCAGCTGGGCCTGCTCACCACGGTGGAGAAGAAGGTGATCCCCAACCGTCCTGTGAACACCAATAAATGCATCTGCCTGCTCTCCCGCTGGCCATTCTTTGAGTCCTTCCGCAAGTTCCTGATGTTCCTCTACAAGCTCTCCGTCTCAGGCCCACACCCGCTGCCTATTGAAAA GCACATCTCACACTTCATGCACAATGTGTCATTTCCTTCTCCTCAAAGGCCAAGAATACTGGTCCag CTTTCGGCACATGACACCTTGATCCTCTCCCAGCCTGTGTGTACACCCTTACCACTCAG CGGGGCCGACTACGGCACTCTGCTGATGAATCTGGGCTCAGAGAACTGCGCCACGCTGCTGCACTTTGTCCTGCTGGAGAGCAAGATCCTGCTGCACTCGCTCCGGCCCGCTGTGCTCACCGGAGTGGCCGAGGCTGTGGTGGCT ATGATCTTCCCCTTCCAGTGGCAGTGTCCCTACATCCCCCTGTGCCCGCTCTCTCTAGCAGGCGTCCTCAACGCTCCCTGTCCATTCATAGTGGGCGTGGACTCCCGCTACTTTGACCTTTACGACCCCCCGCCAGATGTTGTCTGTGTGGATCTGGACACCAACACTATCTACCT TTCTGATGAAAAGAGACACAGCAACTGGAAGAACCTCCCAAAGAAGCCCTGCAAGAGTCTGGTTAACTCCCTGAGCAACTTGCACCACCAGCTGGCCACGG ttttttcagtACGTCAAGCAGCACAGGAGAACTCCGCAGTGGACATGACCCCCATCGAGGCAGACTTCACCTGGCACAAgaggaggacagctgtggagaTGGAAATCCAGGAGGCCTTCCTTCGCTTCATGGCCTCCATCCTGAAGGGCTACCGCTCCTACCTCAAACCCATCACCCAGGCACCCTCCGAAAAGGCCACGGCCGCAGACTCCCTCTACGACCTGCAAG GGTTTCTCAAAAGCAGAGACCGAGCCCACCAGAAGTTCTACTCCCAGCTCACCAAGACCCAGATCTTCATCCGCTTCATTGAGGAGTGCACCTTTGTCAGTGACAAGGACACTGGCCTGGCCTTTTTTGACGACTGTGTCGAGAag GTTGAAGGGGAGTCATCTGAGGACACGAGGCTGTTGGAACTGGACGAGTCCCAGAAGAGCGAACACACTGTTTTTGTCATGCCCGCTGAACCTCCAGTTGGCGATGGAACTGAACCCGCCCCCAGATACAT CTACAAAGGTTTCCCCAGGCTGCAGATGGAGCTGTTTGACCGTCCTCGGGAGTTACTCCCAGCACTCAGCAGCAGAACAGCCGGGGCCAGCGTGTCCAGCAGCCCTGCACTACTGGCTAAGAGGACGAAGCAG GAGATTAAGCTAGCATACAAGATGGCTAAGCGCTTCTACTCCAGTCCTCCGGAGTGGGCCAAGTGTCTGTTCAGTCACTGCTACAGCCTGTGGTTCATCTGCCTACCGGCAGCCGTGCGACTCTCCAAGTCTAAAAGCCGTGCCATGCAGCAGGCGTACAACGTCCTCCTGAAGATGAGGACCACTGAGGTGGAGGTGCTGGATGAG GTGTGTTACAGAGTGGTGATGCAGCTCTGCGGTTTGTGGGGTCTTCCCGTCATGGCTGTGCGAGTCCTGGTTGAGATGAAGAAAGCCGGAGTACATCCGAACGCCATCACATATGGATACTACAACAAG GCCGTCTTAGAGAGCCCGTGGCCGAGCAGGAACCGCAGTGGCCTCTTTATGTGGACCAAGCTTCGTAATGTGCTTCGTGGAGTGACCCAGTTCAAGCACGCTCCAGACCGAACATCTTCCAAGAAGAGCCCCACACTTAGTGCCACAG GTGGGTCAGCAGTCACCGACGCTGACCGTCTGAGTCATGGAAGTGCCGACAGCTCAAGTGAGGTCAACGGCGAGGAACACAACCTGTTTGCGCACAGCACCGGCACGAAAGACACAACCGACAACAGCTGTAGCACAG GAAGGCAGTCTGATCAAGGCTACGGCTCCAAGGATGAGTTACACCAGGTGCTGGCAGAGCCTTCACATACAGCCGTCCTTTCCGTGGAAGAGAGAAACAATTCCAAAGCACAGCATAATG GAGGTGACATTGCTAGCTCGGTGGACAGTGTTGTAGCACTAGCAGAGCCCCCCAGTCCTGTTGATGGGCTCTCGTCTGTCCCCAGTATTGTGAAGCTGTCCACAGGGAGCTTTGATGGTGGCAGGGAAACAG GTACAGGGAAGCTGTTCAGGAGACACAGCAAGACTGATAATGTGTCTCTCCCTGATGATGATGCCTCGCTGCCATCAGGAGATGTAGCTAACCTGCCTCAACAGCAGCGGCAGAAATCCTTTGCTGAACGCAGCTGTAGCTTCAGCGTTGAAACCCGTGCTGGGATGCTCCTAGAGAAAGGCGTGGACCACATGGCCAGTCAGATGGGTGCCGATGCCCGTATCCTGGCTGCAGCGCTCTGTGCAGGCCAAAGTCCACCCCCTAATAGTGTGCCCAAAGCACTTTTTAAAGACCTGCAGGAAGAGCCTGAAGATGATCGGGGCTTGACACTGGTGAAGCtgccagaggaagaggagccagGAGCACCAGAAGAAGAGAAGGGAGATGATGAAAAGGTAGAAAGGACTGAGTTAAAAATGGAGAAACGAGAAAGGAAGCACACTGAAACAAACGAGGAGGACTCTGGGTTGCGCGGGCCGACCCTGGAGAGGGCGGATGTGAAGGTGGGTGCTGACCCGCTTTCCCTCCTGGTGACTGAGAGCGAAGAGTCAGCCTCGGTTACCAGCCAGGAGCCACCGCGCTCCGTGCCCGCTGTGGTGTCCCGCAACCTGGCCGAGGAGATCGAAATGTACATGAGCCTGAGAAGCCCCCTGGGTGTGAAGTCCTCCAGCATGGAGCTCCAGCAGGCCCAGGGAGACTCCACTGACTCCCCACAGCCCAAACTGTCTCTGGAACGCAGGTCTAGCCTCCCCGTGCCTCCTGTAAAAACCCCAGCTGGCTCCCCAGGCGACACACCCAAACGCAGCCCCACCACTGTTACTCGCTCTAAGACTTTTGCAGCAAAGACAAAGACCCCCGGCAGCGCCGTGGGTAGCCCGGGTATTAGATCGTCCTCACTGACGGCGCTGGTCAAGTCCTCCCAGGGAGGGTCGCTGGGCTCAGTCATCAACTCCATTTCAGGCATCAAGATGGACACCCTCTTGTCGGGACCTAAAATCGATGTGTTTAAGTCAAGCATGAAACAGGCGGCAAATGTAGCCAGCAAAGTGTGGGGAGCAGTTGCTTCAGCGTACTCTTACTCAGATGACGAG GATGAACAAGCTCAGGGCGGTGGCGGCTTCCCGTCCCATCTGGATGAGCACATGCTGGCTGCACATGACATAGATGACAGCCCTGAGAGAGGGGTCATCCCAGGCTTGGTGGCCAACGGCCTCAACCAGAGCTGCACCAGCCTgggcagcagcagtggcagcagtgaCACAGGCCGAGGGACCCACCAGACAC aTCCGACCCCAGGACGAGCAGGCAGGGGTCCAGACTCTGAGCAAAGCTCCTcacatcacgcttcctcctcgaGCATTTACCAGAACTGTGCACTGGAG GTGCTGATGTCCAGCTGCTCCCAGTGCCGCTCTTGTGAAGCCCTGGTGTACGACGAAGAGATAATGGCGGGCTGGACAGCTGATGACTCCAACCTGAATACCAACTGTCCTTTCTGTCGCACAGCCTTTCTTCCCTTGTTGCACGTCGAGTTTCATGACTTGCGCACAGCGACCGG gTTCTACATGAATCCCAGTGCCTCAGGAGACAGTATCCACAGCTACAGTACCCAGCCCACAGCCAGCAGCTCAGCTGATATTAAGACACCTGACCTTATCTCTTTCCCTGAAGAGGAACTAAGGGAGACGTCAGATAATCTGCCTGGAACACATAAGAG TCTGATTCCAGAGCCGGCGCAGTCGGACCCCCTTGGTCTCCTGGAGCATGAGGCAGCGGGGAAGCAGCAGAGATGCAGCGGGACGTCGCTGACGCGCAGCAACAGTGTTGGCGGCCCGCTGCAGAGCCTGGACTACTCCCAGAGACCTGGACATGGCGTctccaccaccagcctgccctgCAGCCTGCAGGAGGTGTCG GATGGCATGGGGACTAAACGGCCGAACCCCAAGCCTGTGTCCGTACCGTACCTCAGCCCCTTGGTGCTGCGCAAGGAGCTGGAGACCCTGTTGGAGAACGAGGGAGATCAG GTGATCTACACCCACAAGTTCCTCAGCCAGCACCCCATCATCTTCTGGAACCTGGTTTGGTATTTCCGTCGCCTGGACCTGCACACTCACCTACCTGGTCTCATCCTTACCTCCGAACACTGCAACAAAGGAGTACAG CTGCCCCTGACGTCACTGTCCCAGGACAGTAAGCAGGTATACGTCCAGCTCCTGTGGGACAACATTAACCTGCACCAGGAACATGGAGAGCCCCTCTACCTGCTCTGGAGGACTTTGC TGGAGAAGAAGGGGACGTTGGCTCCGACGGACCACCAGGAGATTCGCACCCTCCTCAACACAATTGTTCGCAACATCCAGACCAACGACGTCTACGGGCCAATCAACCTGTTGATCCGAGAGATCAAGCGGCGCCCTGATGGCGTCAAGCGGCAGAG GAGTATTTATCGAGAAATCTTGTTCCTCTCACTGGTGGCCTTGGGGAAGGAGAACATCGACGTAG AGGCCTTTGACAGGGAGTACCGCCTGGCTTACGACCAACTGAGCGCCGAGCAGCTCAAGTCTTTGCACCGCATTGATCGACCGCCCAGCCCCAGCGTCCAGTGGTGTCTTAAATGCTTCGGGACCCCCGTCATCTGA